The proteins below are encoded in one region of Apium graveolens cultivar Ventura chromosome 4, ASM990537v1, whole genome shotgun sequence:
- the LOC141718543 gene encoding uncharacterized protein LOC141718543, with amino-acid sequence MSIVRGASKRANTEMTLEFGHPDLDSLKFPQDDPLVITPIIGNYPVKRVRVDNGAYVNILFHDKFLRMGYTNSQLTPSDAPIYGFNGVECQVVGVIKLPVTIGKETTQMLNFQVVKEASTNNAIMGRTGIHTFKAVPSTYQIILKFPTRNYVGEEHGDHKMARSCYIAALRPSGTKGRSSQ; translated from the coding sequence ATGAGTATAGTCAGAGGCGCATCCAAACGTGCCAATACTGAGATGACACTCGAATTTGGCCACCCCGATCTTGACAGTTTGAAATTCCCTCAGGATGATCCCTTAGTTATCACCCCAATAATTGGAAATTATCCTGTCAAAAGGGTCCGAGTTGACAACGGAGCTTACGTAAACATTCTGTTTCATGACAagtttctaaggatggggtacaCTAACTCCCAACTGACCCCCTCCGATGCACCCATTTATGGGTTTAATGGAGTAGAGTGTCAAGTAGTAGGAGTGATTAAACTCCCCGTGACTATTGGAAAAGAGACCACACAGATGTTAAACTTTCAGGTGGTCAAGGAAGCCTCTACCAACAACGcaatcatggggagaacagggatcCACACATTTAAGGCTGTTCCCTCAACCTACCAAATAATACTCAAGTTCCCAACCAGAAACTATGTCGGAGAAGAGCATGGAGATCACAAAATGGCCCGAAGTTGCTATATAGCAGCACTTAGGCCCAGTGGAACTAAGGGCAGGTCCTCCCaatag